A section of the Microbacterium sp. MM2322 genome encodes:
- the hisG gene encoding ATP phosphoribosyltransferase gives MLRIAVPNKGMLAETTAGMLAEAGYIGRRDPKDLHVIDPINDVEFFYLRPKDIATYVGSGALDVGITGRDLLLDARMPGAREIEQLGFGGSTFRFAGPPGRFTELADLDGLRVATAYPGLVDAYLDEHGVAVDLVPLDGAVESAVQLGVADAVADVVSTGTTLRQAGLEIFGPVLLESEAVLIGSPTPAEGTETLLRRLRGVLVARRYVLIDYDLPAHLVDQAVALAPGIESPTISPLRDPEWVAVRVMSPRKTVNQVMDSLYEMGARAILVTAIHNARL, from the coding sequence ATGCTGCGCATCGCCGTCCCCAACAAGGGGATGCTCGCCGAAACCACCGCGGGGATGCTCGCCGAAGCCGGGTACATCGGCCGACGTGACCCGAAGGACCTGCATGTCATCGACCCGATCAACGACGTCGAGTTCTTCTACCTCCGCCCCAAAGACATCGCCACCTACGTCGGCTCGGGTGCGCTCGACGTCGGCATCACCGGTCGCGACCTCCTGCTCGACGCACGGATGCCGGGCGCGCGCGAGATCGAACAGCTCGGCTTCGGGGGCTCGACGTTCCGCTTTGCCGGCCCTCCCGGACGCTTCACCGAGCTCGCCGACCTCGACGGCCTGCGCGTCGCCACCGCCTACCCCGGTCTCGTCGACGCGTACCTCGATGAGCACGGTGTGGCCGTCGACCTCGTTCCGCTCGACGGCGCAGTGGAGTCCGCGGTGCAGCTCGGGGTGGCCGACGCGGTCGCCGACGTCGTCTCGACCGGCACGACGCTCCGTCAGGCGGGGCTCGAGATCTTCGGTCCCGTCCTCCTCGAGTCCGAGGCCGTTCTCATCGGTTCCCCCACGCCGGCCGAGGGCACCGAGACGCTCCTCCGACGCCTCCGAGGCGTGCTCGTCGCTCGTCGGTACGTGCTCATCGACTACGACCTGCCCGCGCACCTCGTCGACCAGGCGGTCGCCTTGGCGCCGGGCATCGAGTCTCCGACCATCTCTCCGCTGCGTGACCCGGAGTGGGTGGCCGTCCGGGTCATGAGCCCGCGGAAGACGGTCAACCAGGTCATGGATTCGCTGTACGAGATGGGCGCGCGCGCGATCCTCGTGACGGCGATCCACAACGCGAGGCTGTGA
- a CDS encoding phosphoribosyl-ATP diphosphatase produces the protein MKTFDGLFSELSETAATRPEGSGTVAQLDRGVHAIGKKIVEEAAEVWMAAEYQSDAETAEEISQLLYHLQVLMLAKGLTLEDVYRHL, from the coding sequence GTGAAGACCTTCGACGGACTGTTCTCCGAGCTGAGCGAGACGGCGGCGACGCGTCCTGAGGGATCCGGCACCGTCGCCCAGCTGGACCGCGGCGTCCACGCCATCGGCAAGAAGATCGTCGAAGAGGCGGCCGAGGTCTGGATGGCGGCCGAGTACCAGTCGGATGCCGAGACGGCCGAGGAGATCTCGCAGCTGCTCTACCACCTGCAGGTGCTGATGCTCGCGAAGGGCCTGACGCTCGAGGATGTGTACCGACATCTCTGA
- the hisF gene encoding imidazole glycerol phosphate synthase subunit HisF — protein sequence MSLVSRVIPCLDVAAGRVVKGVNFENLREMGDPVELARRYYEQGADEITFLDVTATVDARDTTYDVVQRTAEQVFIPLTVGGGVRSAEDVAKLLGVGADKVGVNSAAIARPELVGEIADRFGAQVLVLSLDVKRAPGTASGFAVTTHGGRTLTALDALAWAREAIERGAGELLVNSIDADGTKDGFDLELVSAMREVSSVPVIASGGAGDAAHFAPAIAAGADAVLAASVFHSGQLTIADVKDALVSAGVEVRR from the coding sequence GTGTCACTCGTCTCTCGCGTGATCCCGTGTCTCGACGTCGCTGCCGGCAGGGTCGTCAAAGGCGTCAACTTCGAGAACCTGCGCGAGATGGGCGACCCCGTCGAACTCGCGCGCCGGTACTACGAGCAGGGCGCGGACGAGATCACGTTCCTCGACGTGACGGCGACGGTCGACGCGCGGGACACGACCTACGACGTCGTCCAGCGGACCGCCGAACAGGTGTTCATCCCGCTCACGGTCGGCGGCGGAGTCCGCTCCGCCGAAGACGTCGCGAAACTGTTGGGTGTCGGTGCGGACAAGGTGGGTGTCAACTCGGCGGCGATCGCTCGGCCCGAGCTGGTGGGCGAGATCGCCGACCGTTTCGGCGCCCAGGTTCTCGTCCTCTCACTCGATGTGAAGCGCGCTCCGGGGACGGCATCCGGTTTCGCCGTGACGACCCACGGCGGCCGCACGCTCACCGCCCTCGACGCCCTCGCCTGGGCGCGCGAAGCGATCGAGCGGGGTGCGGGCGAGCTCCTGGTGAACTCGATCGACGCCGACGGCACGAAGGACGGCTTCGATCTCGAGCTCGTCTCCGCGATGCGCGAGGTCTCGTCCGTCCCCGTCATCGCCTCGGGCGGCGCGGGGGATGCGGCGCACTTCGCCCCCGCGATCGCCGCCGGAGCCGACGCGGTGCTTGCGGCATCCGTCTTCCACTCCGGTCAGCTGACCATCGCAGACGTGAAGGACGCCCTCGTGTCAGCGGGTGTGGAGGTGCGGCGATGA
- the trpA gene encoding tryptophan synthase subunit alpha: MTSRVAAAIAAAKEAGRGAFVGYLPIGYPDLQTSIDAAVALAENGADILELGPPYSDPVMDGVVIQEATQAALAAGFRFRDTFTAVRAIAERVDVPIVVMTYWNPVFQYGVDRFADDLVAAGGAGLITPDITPDAAADWIAASERTGLDRIFLAAPSSTEERIAMIAEHSTGFVYTVSTMGITGERAELDAAARALVERLRAHGVENACVGIGISTADQVDGVLDYADGAIVGTALVRALRDGGVAGLAATARELSRGAGPQSITA, translated from the coding sequence GTGACGTCCCGCGTCGCGGCCGCCATAGCCGCAGCGAAAGAGGCGGGACGCGGCGCGTTCGTCGGCTACCTCCCGATCGGTTACCCCGACCTCCAGACGAGCATCGATGCAGCTGTCGCCCTCGCCGAGAACGGCGCCGACATCCTCGAGCTGGGTCCGCCGTACTCCGATCCCGTCATGGATGGCGTCGTGATCCAGGAAGCCACGCAGGCCGCTCTCGCGGCCGGGTTCCGCTTCCGTGACACCTTCACCGCGGTCCGCGCGATCGCGGAGCGCGTCGACGTGCCGATCGTGGTCATGACGTACTGGAACCCGGTCTTCCAGTACGGCGTCGATCGATTCGCCGACGACCTCGTCGCGGCGGGCGGCGCGGGTCTGATCACCCCCGACATCACTCCGGATGCGGCCGCGGACTGGATCGCCGCGTCGGAACGCACGGGCCTCGACCGCATCTTCCTCGCCGCGCCCTCCTCGACCGAGGAGCGCATCGCGATGATCGCCGAACACTCGACGGGCTTCGTCTACACCGTGTCCACGATGGGGATCACGGGGGAGCGGGCCGAACTGGATGCCGCTGCCCGCGCTCTCGTCGAACGCCTCCGTGCGCACGGTGTCGAGAACGCCTGCGTGGGCATCGGCATTTCGACGGCCGATCAGGTCGACGGTGTCCTGGACTACGCCGACGGCGCGATCGTGGGAACCGCGCTCGTCCGGGCTCTCCGTGACGGCGGTGTGGCGGGGCTCGCCGCCACGGCGCGCGAGCTGTCTCGCGGCGCAGGGCCACAGTCCATCACCGCGTAG
- a CDS encoding transcription antitermination factor NusB, whose product MSAARDVAYTVIRAVGEDDAYANLLLPRELERARLTTADAALATELTYGTLRRIGTYDAIIEMAASRSTAEIDAAVLDALRLGTHQLLATRVPSHAAVHETVDLVGRVAGRRATGFANAVLRRVSERDEEEWLTRIEDAARSDDERLSVRYAHPVWIIRAFRRALAAEGREDELLELLAADNAAPTVTLAALPGVGEIPEGSERTPYSPIGFRLAGGDPDRIVRGSGGAVRVQDEGSQLAALALTRALPIRAGERWLDLCAAPGGKTAVLAAEAVAHEAHLEANELSASRARLVRQSVAAVPIEVPVSEEDGRTRAGRGVYDRILVDAPCTGLGALRRRPEARWRKAPADVPELTQLQTELLTAAVAALAPGGIVAYVTCSPHLAETAGVVAEVQRHFGAELTQLDAREVLSSVAGDALDLSAPGDGSGRAQLWPHRHGTDAMSIWLLRRS is encoded by the coding sequence GTGAGTGCTGCCCGGGACGTCGCCTACACCGTCATCCGCGCCGTCGGAGAGGACGACGCCTACGCCAACCTCCTGCTGCCGCGCGAGCTCGAGCGGGCTCGGCTGACGACGGCGGATGCCGCTCTCGCCACCGAACTGACCTACGGAACGCTCCGTCGCATCGGCACCTATGACGCGATCATCGAGATGGCCGCCTCGCGATCGACCGCAGAGATCGACGCCGCAGTCCTCGACGCCCTGCGGCTGGGAACCCACCAGCTCCTCGCCACGCGCGTGCCGTCCCACGCAGCGGTCCACGAGACCGTCGACCTCGTCGGCCGCGTTGCCGGACGACGCGCGACGGGCTTCGCCAACGCGGTGCTCCGACGCGTGTCCGAGCGGGACGAGGAGGAGTGGCTGACGCGCATCGAGGATGCCGCCCGCTCCGACGACGAACGCCTCTCCGTCCGTTATGCGCACCCGGTGTGGATCATCCGCGCTTTCCGCCGCGCGCTGGCCGCCGAGGGACGCGAGGACGAACTGCTCGAGCTCCTCGCGGCCGACAACGCGGCGCCGACTGTCACCCTCGCCGCCCTGCCCGGCGTGGGGGAGATCCCGGAAGGCTCCGAACGGACGCCGTACTCGCCCATCGGGTTCCGCCTCGCCGGCGGCGACCCGGATCGGATCGTGAGAGGCTCCGGAGGCGCGGTGCGCGTGCAGGACGAGGGCTCCCAGCTCGCCGCCCTCGCGCTGACCCGCGCGCTGCCGATCCGCGCGGGGGAGCGCTGGCTCGATCTGTGTGCAGCGCCCGGCGGTAAGACGGCGGTCCTGGCGGCGGAAGCCGTCGCCCACGAGGCGCACCTCGAGGCGAACGAGCTCTCCGCGTCGCGAGCCCGGTTGGTGCGGCAGTCCGTCGCGGCAGTTCCGATCGAGGTCCCCGTGTCGGAGGAGGACGGGCGCACCCGCGCGGGGCGCGGCGTGTACGACCGGATCCTCGTGGACGCACCCTGCACGGGACTCGGCGCGCTCCGACGCCGTCCCGAGGCGCGGTGGCGGAAAGCCCCCGCCGACGTGCCCGAACTCACGCAGTTGCAGACCGAGCTGCTCACCGCGGCCGTCGCCGCTCTCGCTCCCGGCGGTATCGTCGCCTACGTCACGTGCTCGCCTCACCTCGCCGAGACGGCCGGAGTGGTCGCCGAGGTGCAGCGCCATTTCGGTGCGGAACTCACACAGCTCGACGCCCGGGAGGTCCTCTCGAGCGTCGCCGGTGACGCCCTCGACCTCTCGGCGCCCGGCGACGGGTCGGGACGCGCGCAGCTGTGGCCCCACCGGCACGGCACCGACGCGATGTCGATCTGGCTGCTGCGCCGCTCCTGA
- the trpB gene encoding tryptophan synthase subunit beta, protein MSLREAAGPFFGDFGGRYMPESLIAAIDELTAVYEESKADPAFAAEFTHLLNVYAGRPSALTEVPRFAEHAGGARVFLKREDLNHTGSHKINNVLGQALITKRLGKKRVIAETGAGQHGVATATAAALFGFECTIYMGEVDTERQALNVARMRLLGAEVVPVTTGSRTLKDAINEAYRDWVASVDTTNYIFGTAAGPHPFPAMVRDFQKIIGEEARQQLLDEIGRLPDAVIACVGGGSNAIGMFNAFLDDDDVALYGVEAAGDGVDTPKHAASIARGRPGILHGAKTFVLQDEDGQTTESHSISAGLDYPGVGPEHAWLSSIGRAQYIPATDTEAMEALRLLSRTEGIIPAIESAHALAGALRIGKELGPDAVLAINLSGRGDKDMDTAARWFELYDADKEPVEVPADPEPGSGEGVEL, encoded by the coding sequence ATGAGTCTTCGCGAAGCCGCTGGCCCCTTCTTCGGCGATTTCGGCGGGCGCTACATGCCCGAGTCGCTCATCGCCGCGATCGACGAGCTGACGGCCGTCTACGAAGAGTCGAAGGCGGATCCGGCCTTCGCCGCCGAGTTCACGCACCTGCTCAACGTGTATGCCGGGCGCCCCTCCGCCCTCACGGAGGTGCCGCGGTTCGCCGAGCACGCCGGCGGTGCGCGGGTCTTCCTCAAACGCGAGGATCTCAATCACACGGGTTCCCACAAGATCAACAACGTCCTCGGTCAGGCGCTCATCACGAAGCGCCTCGGCAAGAAGCGCGTGATCGCCGAGACCGGTGCCGGACAGCACGGCGTCGCCACGGCGACCGCCGCGGCCCTCTTCGGGTTCGAGTGCACCATCTACATGGGCGAGGTCGACACCGAGCGTCAGGCACTCAACGTGGCACGGATGCGGCTCCTCGGCGCCGAGGTCGTACCCGTCACGACCGGCTCGCGCACCCTCAAGGACGCGATCAACGAGGCGTACCGCGACTGGGTCGCCTCGGTCGACACGACGAACTACATCTTCGGTACCGCCGCGGGCCCTCACCCATTCCCCGCGATGGTGCGCGATTTCCAGAAGATCATCGGCGAAGAGGCTCGACAGCAGCTGCTCGACGAGATCGGTCGCCTGCCCGATGCCGTCATCGCCTGCGTCGGCGGCGGATCGAACGCGATCGGCATGTTCAACGCCTTCCTCGATGACGACGATGTCGCGCTCTACGGGGTCGAGGCGGCGGGCGACGGTGTCGACACGCCGAAGCACGCGGCATCCATCGCTCGTGGACGGCCCGGCATCCTGCACGGGGCCAAGACGTTCGTCCTGCAGGACGAGGACGGCCAGACCACCGAGTCCCACTCGATCTCCGCCGGGCTCGACTACCCGGGCGTCGGGCCGGAGCACGCGTGGCTCTCGAGCATCGGGCGCGCCCAGTACATCCCCGCCACCGACACCGAGGCGATGGAGGCTCTCCGCCTCCTCAGCCGCACCGAGGGCATCATCCCCGCCATCGAGTCGGCGCACGCCCTTGCCGGTGCTCTTCGGATTGGCAAGGAGCTCGGTCCCGACGCGGTCCTCGCGATCAACCTCTCGGGCCGCGGCGACAAGGACATGGACACGGCCGCGCGCTGGTTCGAGCTCTACGACGCCGACAAGGAGCCCGTCGAGGTCCCCGCCGACCCGGAGCCCGGTAGCGGCGAGGGAGTCGAGCTGTGA
- the lgt gene encoding prolipoprotein diacylglyceryl transferase, with protein sequence MTSAALSVVASIPSPPISSFQLGPLTIHFYALCILAGIVVAAFWTNRRLTQRGAEPWVVIDICLLAVPLAIIGARIFHVLTHPGFYFGEDKDIWAIFRIWEGGIAIFGALIGGAIGAWLGCKWSGIRFWTFADALAPALLLAQAFGRFGNWFNQELYGLPTDLPWGLKIDYPNSAWPAGLPEDTLFHPTFLYEVIWNVMGVIIIAAAGRRFRLQWGRLFGLYLVWYSAGRIVWESIRIDPSEVFLGLRTNVWAAIFGVVVGLAIMIVQKRRHPGWEPSPYQPGREWTPPGGVHSQETDDFVDVSAPPTSEESSDGATSSLTTR encoded by the coding sequence GTGACTTCTGCAGCCCTCTCCGTCGTCGCGAGCATTCCCAGCCCGCCGATCAGTTCGTTCCAGCTCGGCCCGCTGACGATCCACTTCTATGCCCTCTGCATCCTGGCGGGCATCGTCGTCGCGGCGTTCTGGACCAATCGCCGTCTTACGCAGCGCGGTGCCGAGCCGTGGGTGGTCATCGACATCTGCCTGCTCGCCGTGCCGCTCGCCATCATCGGGGCGCGCATCTTCCACGTCCTCACCCACCCGGGGTTCTACTTCGGTGAGGACAAGGACATCTGGGCGATCTTCCGCATCTGGGAGGGTGGCATCGCCATCTTCGGCGCCCTCATCGGCGGTGCGATCGGCGCCTGGCTCGGCTGCAAGTGGAGCGGCATCCGCTTCTGGACCTTCGCCGACGCGCTCGCGCCGGCGCTGTTGCTCGCCCAGGCGTTCGGCCGCTTCGGCAACTGGTTCAACCAGGAGCTGTACGGCCTGCCCACCGACCTCCCGTGGGGTCTGAAGATCGACTACCCGAACTCCGCCTGGCCGGCAGGACTTCCCGAGGACACCCTCTTCCACCCGACCTTCCTGTACGAGGTCATCTGGAACGTCATGGGCGTCATCATCATCGCCGCCGCCGGGCGTCGCTTCCGTCTGCAGTGGGGCCGCCTGTTCGGTTTGTACCTCGTCTGGTACTCCGCGGGGCGCATCGTCTGGGAGTCGATTCGCATCGATCCGAGCGAAGTCTTCCTCGGCCTCCGCACGAACGTGTGGGCCGCGATCTTCGGCGTCGTCGTGGGCCTGGCGATCATGATCGTGCAGAAGCGCCGTCACCCGGGCTGGGAGCCCTCGCCGTACCAGCCGGGTCGCGAGTGGACGCCTCCGGGCGGGGTACACTCGCAGGAAACCGATGACTTCGTGGACGTGAGCGCACCCCCCACGTCCGAAGAATCCTCCGACGGGGCCACAAGCTCCCTCACCACCCGATAG
- the trpC gene encoding indole-3-glycerol phosphate synthase TrpC, whose amino-acid sequence MLADLTAGAVEDAREREAVRPLAVVEKLALAQPAAIDALAALAPADRVKIIAEVKRASPSRGDLADIPDPALQARRYEIGGASAISVLTEQRKFKGSLADLEAVRAAVTLPVLRKDFIATPYQVLEARAAGADLVLLIVAGLEQRVLAELYALVQELGMTPLVETHSAEEVTRANDIGARLIGINARNLSTFELDRDLFGRLAPELPDGVIKIAESAVLSPADVAHYRSAGADVVLIGEALVTNDPVSTLAAFLEAGS is encoded by the coding sequence GTGCTCGCCGACCTGACGGCCGGCGCGGTGGAGGATGCACGAGAGCGCGAGGCCGTCCGCCCGTTGGCGGTGGTCGAGAAACTCGCCCTCGCGCAGCCTGCCGCGATCGATGCCCTGGCCGCTCTCGCACCCGCTGATCGCGTCAAGATCATCGCCGAGGTCAAGCGGGCGAGTCCGTCTCGCGGCGACCTCGCCGACATTCCCGACCCTGCCCTGCAGGCCCGCCGGTACGAGATCGGTGGCGCGTCCGCGATCTCGGTGCTGACCGAGCAGCGCAAGTTCAAGGGGTCGCTGGCCGACCTCGAGGCCGTTCGGGCCGCGGTCACGCTGCCGGTGCTGCGCAAGGACTTCATCGCGACGCCGTACCAGGTGCTCGAGGCGCGCGCCGCCGGTGCTGATCTGGTGCTGTTGATCGTCGCCGGTCTCGAGCAACGAGTCCTCGCCGAGCTGTATGCGCTCGTGCAGGAACTCGGGATGACGCCGCTCGTCGAGACGCATTCGGCAGAAGAGGTGACGCGGGCCAACGACATCGGCGCGCGCCTCATCGGGATCAATGCCCGCAATCTCTCTACCTTCGAGCTCGACCGAGATCTCTTCGGTCGGCTCGCCCCCGAGCTCCCCGACGGCGTGATCAAAATCGCCGAATCGGCGGTGCTCTCACCCGCAGACGTCGCGCACTACCGCTCTGCCGGTGCCGATGTCGTCCTGATCGGTGAAGCCCTCGTCACGAACGATCCCGTGTCGACGCTCGCCGCGTTCCTGGAGGCAGGTTCATGA
- a CDS encoding DUF6704 family protein — MSGIEDPGHGHSPAAWTTVVIMLVAVTLGTVFFFFDMPVLVWLSVVLLVIGLVVGFIMTKVGYGVGGAKTISKQH; from the coding sequence ATGAGCGGCATCGAGGACCCCGGACACGGACACTCCCCGGCGGCATGGACGACGGTTGTGATCATGCTCGTCGCGGTGACGCTCGGCACCGTCTTCTTCTTCTTCGACATGCCGGTGCTGGTCTGGCTGTCCGTCGTCCTCCTGGTCATCGGCCTCGTCGTCGGGTTCATCATGACCAAGGTCGGCTACGGCGTCGGCGGCGCCAAGACGATCTCGAAGCAGCACTGA
- the fmt gene encoding methionyl-tRNA formyltransferase, with amino-acid sequence MRVVFAGTPDPAVPSLRALAASSHEVVGVVTRRDAPIGRKRVMTPSPVAVAAAELGLPIIKADRLDETATAEISALDAELGVIVAYGGLVREPLLSTPSQGWINLHFSLLPRWRGAAPVQHALIAGDRVTGAAVFQLVPALDAGDVFEELRCDVPRGATAGDVLADLAMSGADLVTRVVDAIADGTAVATPQSGEATLAPKLTQADGALDLSQPADRVIDRFRGTTPEPGAHVSLDGQRVKVLAALRGADAPLEPGQIALVERDVLVGAGEGAVLLKTVQPAGKGPMAAADWWRGLRSDDPRLDLPGVAS; translated from the coding sequence ATGCGCGTCGTTTTCGCCGGAACCCCCGACCCGGCCGTCCCCTCCCTCCGTGCTCTCGCGGCTTCCTCGCATGAGGTCGTCGGCGTCGTCACCCGCCGTGATGCGCCGATCGGGCGCAAACGCGTCATGACACCGTCGCCCGTGGCGGTGGCCGCCGCCGAGCTCGGCCTGCCGATCATCAAGGCCGATCGCCTCGACGAGACGGCGACAGCGGAGATCTCCGCCCTCGACGCCGAGCTGGGTGTCATCGTCGCGTACGGCGGGCTGGTGCGGGAGCCCCTTCTGTCGACGCCGTCGCAAGGCTGGATCAACCTGCACTTCTCGCTGCTGCCGCGCTGGCGGGGAGCTGCGCCCGTGCAGCATGCGCTCATCGCGGGGGACCGGGTGACCGGCGCCGCCGTCTTCCAGCTCGTTCCGGCCCTCGACGCCGGCGACGTCTTCGAGGAGCTGCGCTGCGACGTCCCGCGCGGAGCCACCGCGGGCGACGTGCTCGCTGATCTCGCGATGTCGGGGGCCGACCTGGTGACGCGGGTGGTCGACGCGATCGCCGATGGCACCGCCGTCGCGACGCCGCAGTCCGGCGAGGCGACGCTGGCGCCCAAGCTGACGCAGGCCGACGGCGCCCTCGACCTCTCGCAGCCCGCTGACCGCGTCATCGACCGCTTCCGTGGCACGACACCGGAACCCGGCGCGCACGTCTCGCTCGACGGTCAGCGGGTGAAGGTCCTCGCCGCCCTGCGCGGTGCCGACGCACCCTTGGAGCCCGGCCAGATCGCCCTCGTCGAGCGTGACGTGCTCGTCGGCGCGGGGGAGGGCGCGGTTCTTCTGAAGACCGTGCAGCCCGCGGGAAAGGGCCCCATGGCCGCCGCCGACTGGTGGCGGGGGCTCCGGTCCGACGATCCGCGCCTCGACCTGCCGGGGGTGGCCTCGTGA
- the rpe gene encoding ribulose-phosphate 3-epimerase, which yields MADVADFDVRINPSILAADFVNMQAELARIATADFVHVDVMDNHFVPNLTFGPQMVERIQATSPVPLDVHLMISDADRWAPEYAEIGAASVTFHLEAAAQPVDLARRLRSIGARAGVAVKPATPVEQLFEVLDEFDQILVMTVEPGFGGQSFMADQMPKLRRLADEARRRGSQVWLQVDGGIGESTIAQAADAGADTFVAGSAVFGADDPGTAITALRSAAAFAHRH from the coding sequence ATGGCTGACGTGGCCGACTTCGACGTACGCATCAACCCCAGCATCCTCGCCGCCGACTTCGTGAACATGCAGGCCGAGCTCGCGCGCATCGCGACGGCCGACTTCGTCCACGTCGACGTCATGGACAACCACTTCGTGCCGAACCTCACGTTCGGCCCGCAGATGGTGGAACGGATCCAGGCGACGAGCCCCGTGCCCCTCGACGTCCACCTCATGATCAGCGACGCCGACCGGTGGGCGCCGGAGTACGCGGAGATCGGCGCGGCATCCGTCACGTTCCACCTCGAAGCAGCCGCGCAGCCGGTCGACCTCGCGCGTCGGCTCCGCTCGATCGGTGCGCGTGCCGGCGTCGCCGTGAAGCCCGCGACACCCGTCGAGCAGCTGTTCGAGGTGCTGGACGAGTTCGACCAGATTCTCGTCATGACGGTCGAGCCGGGCTTCGGGGGGCAGAGCTTCATGGCCGACCAGATGCCCAAACTCCGCCGCCTCGCCGACGAGGCCCGCCGTCGCGGGTCCCAGGTCTGGCTGCAGGTCGACGGCGGCATCGGCGAATCGACCATCGCGCAGGCAGCGGATGCCGGTGCCGACACGTTCGTGGCAGGCTCAGCGGTCTTCGGTGCAGACGACCCCGGCACCGCGATCACGGCTCTCCGGTCGGCCGCGGCATTCGCTCACCGCCACTGA
- the hisI gene encoding phosphoribosyl-AMP cyclohydrolase: MTRSIEERMARVVYNADGLVPAIVQQHDTREVLMLGWMDAEALRRTLTEGRVTFWSRSRQEYWRKGDTSGHAQFVHGVRLDCDGDTLLVSVHQVGAACHTGDRTCFDADDLEPLVGEFS, translated from the coding sequence ATGACCCGGTCGATCGAGGAGCGCATGGCGCGCGTCGTATACAACGCCGACGGTCTCGTGCCCGCGATCGTGCAGCAGCACGACACGCGCGAGGTCCTGATGCTCGGATGGATGGATGCCGAGGCGCTCCGCCGCACGCTGACCGAGGGACGCGTGACGTTCTGGTCCCGGTCGCGTCAGGAGTACTGGCGCAAGGGCGACACGTCCGGCCACGCCCAGTTCGTGCACGGAGTCCGTCTGGACTGCGACGGCGACACGCTCCTCGTGAGCGTGCACCAGGTGGGCGCGGCCTGCCACACGGGCGACCGCACGTGCTTCGACGCCGACGATCTCGAGCCCCTCGTCGGCGAGTTCTCGTGA
- a CDS encoding Trp biosynthesis-associated membrane protein, producing MNEATSRRTRLAAVLAILIGGALGIIGSTQTWLEASIDDGSQVPVAVPGADALAVLAPLSLAALALALALTIVGRVLRYVFAVIAVALGAGLGWGSFRIASQRPVDAVAGPVTDATGLSGEQGIAGIVSSVTATPWPSVTVAASVLIVLGGGIALATAHRWTAAGRKYRTDRAAGPRDSIDSWDDLSRGEDPTS from the coding sequence GTGAACGAGGCGACGTCGCGCCGCACGCGGCTCGCGGCCGTGCTGGCGATCCTCATCGGCGGCGCCCTCGGCATCATCGGCTCGACGCAGACGTGGCTCGAAGCCTCGATCGACGACGGTTCGCAGGTGCCCGTCGCGGTTCCGGGTGCCGACGCCCTCGCCGTGCTCGCGCCGCTCAGCCTCGCCGCGCTCGCGCTCGCTCTCGCTCTCACCATCGTGGGTCGCGTGCTCCGTTACGTCTTCGCGGTGATCGCGGTCGCGCTCGGCGCCGGTCTGGGGTGGGGCTCCTTCCGCATCGCCTCGCAGCGCCCCGTGGACGCCGTCGCCGGTCCCGTGACGGATGCCACGGGCTTGAGCGGCGAGCAGGGGATCGCCGGCATCGTGTCGAGCGTCACGGCGACGCCGTGGCCGTCCGTCACCGTTGCGGCATCCGTCCTCATCGTCCTCGGCGGGGGGATCGCCCTCGCCACCGCGCATCGGTGGACCGCAGCGGGGCGGAAGTACCGCACGGATCGCGCGGCAGGACCCCGCGACAGCATCGATTCCTGGGATGATCTCTCGCGTGGTGAAGACCCGACGAGCTGA